ATCGGAGGAGCTCGCCGACCGGCTCGCGGCGGCCGGAAGGCTCACCGCCGTCGACGTCGCGGCGGCGGCCGCCGCCGGGGACGCCACCTCGCTCGCCCTCATCCGTGAGGGCGGAAACCGGGTCGGGCAGGTCATCGCCGGACTCGTCTCCTTCTTCAACCCCGGTCTGGTGGTGATCGGAGGCGGTGTCACCGGCCTCGGTCACAACCTCCTCGCCAGTGTCCGCACCCAGGTCTACCGGCAGTCCCTGCCCCTGGCCACCGGCAACCTGCCCATCGTCCTCGGCGAACTGGGCCAGACCGCCGGCGTCACGGGCGCGGCCCGCCTGATCAGCGACCACCTCTTCTCCCCGGCGTAGCGGGACCGCCGGGCCCCGAAGCGCCGCCCCCGGACTCCGTCCCGGGGGACACCCCGGGGCGGAACGGGTGGGCACCGAGCCCACCCACCGCACGCCCCCGCACCCAGGCACACCCGCACCCGCCGACCGCCCGCACCGCACACAACGCACCGCACCCGCCGCACCACCCCCGTACCCCCACGCGCCCCAGCCCGCCCACCCGCACCCCGCCGGACGGCCACCCGCACTCGCCGAGGGGATCTCCGCCATGCCCGAACACCCCCCGTCCCTCCTCACCATGTCCGGAATCACCAAGTCCTTCCCCGGCGTCCGCGCCCTCGACGGCGTCGACCTGGACGTCGCGCCCGGCGAGGTCCACTGCCTTCTCGGCCAGAACGGCGCCGGCAAATCCACCCTCATCAAGGTCCTCGCCGGCGCCCACCAGCCCGACGAGGGCCGGATCACCTGGAACGGCGCACCCGTGCGGCTCCGCTCCCCGAGCGCCGCCGTCCGCCTCGGCATCGCCACCATCTACCAGGAACTCGACCTCGTCGAAGGCCTCTCCGTGGCCGAGAACGTCCACCTCGGCCATGAACCCACCACCGCCGGCTTCGTCCGCACCCGCGCGGCGCGGCAGACCACCGCCGCCCTCCTGAAACGCCTCGGCCACCCCGAGATCGACCCGGCCCGCCGCGTCATCGAACTCTCCGCCGCCCAGCGGCAGATCGTCTCCATGGCACGGGCCCTCTCCCACGACGTCCGGCTCATCGTCATGGACGAACCGTCCGCCGCCCTCGACCCCGACGAGGTCGCCAACCTCTTCCGGATCGTCGCCGACCTCACCGCCGACGGCGTGGCCGTCATCTACATCTCCCACCGCCTGGAGGAGATCCGCCGCATCGGCGATCGCGTCACCGTCCTCAAGGACGGCCGTGCCGTCGCCCGCGGACTGCCCGCCGCGACCACCCCGACCCGCGAGGTCGTCACCCTCATGACCGGCCGGGACGTCCCCTACGTCTTCCCCGAACGCCCCACCGGCCCACCGGCGGGCGAACCCGTCCTCCGCGTCCAAGGACTCTCCAGGAAAGGAGAGTTCGAGGCACTCGACCTCGAACTCCGGCCCGGTGAGATCCTCGGCCTCGCCGGGCTCGTCGGCTCCGGCCGCTCCGAGATCCTGGAGACCGTCTACGGGGCGCGGAAACCCACCACAGGCCGGGTCACCGTCGACGGACGGCCCCTGCGCCCCGGCAGCGTCCCCGCCGCCGTCGCCGCCGGACTCGGTCTCGCCCCCGAGGAACGCAAGGCACAGGGCCTGCTCCTCCTCGAATCCGTCACCCGCAACGTCTCCGTCTCCTCCCTCGCCCGCTTCTCCCGGGCCGGCTGGATCGACCGCCCCGCCGAACGCGAGACCGCCAGGACCGCCACCCGCACCCTGTCGCTGCGTCCCGATCTCCCCGACGCCCCGGTCCGCACTCTCTCCGGCGGCAACCAGCAGAAGGCCGTCCTCGCCCGCTGGCTCCTCCGCGGCTGCCGCGTCCTCCTCCTCGACGAACCCACCCGGGGCGTCGACGTCGGCGCCCGCGCCGAGCTGTACGCGGTCATCCGGGGGCTCGCGGACGACGGCCTCGCCGTCCTCCTCGTCTCCAGCGAGGTCCCCGAGGTCCTCGGCCTCGCCGACCGCGTCCTGGTCCTCCGCGAAGGCCGGGTCGTCCACCAGGCACCCGCCCGCGACCTCGACGAACACCGCGTACTCGACCTCGTGATGGAAGGGAGCCCTGCGGAATGACGCTCACCACCCCGGCCAAGGCGCCGCCCCAGGAAGGCCGTTGGCGCACACTCGGCCTCCGGGCCGACGTCCGCAACCTGTCACTGCTCGGCGTACTCGCCGTACTGATCCTCGTCGGCGGCCTCACCCGGCCCGCCGAGTTCCTCGCCACCTCCAACCTCCAGCTCGTCCTGACCCAGGCCTCCGTGATCGGCGTCGTCACCGTCGGCATGACCTTCGTCATCACCAGCGGCGGCATCGACCTCTCCGTCGGCGCGATCGTCGCCCTCGCCTCCGTCTGGGCCACGACCCTCGCCACCCAGGAGTTCGGCTTCGTCGGCATCCTCTTCACCGCCGTCGTCGTCGGACTCGCCTGTGGGCTGGTGAACGGCGTCCTCGTCGCGTACGGCGGCATGGTCCCCTTCATCGCGACCCTCGCCATGCTGGCCTCGGCCCGCGGTCTCGCCCTCCAGATCACCGACGGCAAGACGCAGATCGTCACCGTCCCGTCCGTCCTCGACCTCGGCCTCCCCGACGCCTACGTCCTCGGCATCCCCCCGCTCGTCCTCGTCTTCGCGGCCGTCACCGTCGCCGGCTGGCTGCTCCTCAACCGGACCACCTTCGGCCGCCGCACCGTCGCCGTCGGCGGCAACCCGGAGGCCGCCCGCCTCGCCGGCATCGACGTACGCCGCCAGCGGCTCTCCCTCTATCTGCTCTCCGGACTGTGCTGCGGCATCGCCGCCTTCCTGCTCGTCGTGCTCGCCGGCTCCGGCCAGAACACCAACGGCAACCTGTACGAGCTCGACGCCATCGCCGCCGCCATCATCGGCGGCACCCTCCTCAGCGGCGGCCGGGGCACCATCGTCGGCTCCGTCCTCGGCGTCCTCGTCTTCACGACGATCACCAACATCTTCGCGCTCAACAACCTGCAGAGCGACGTCCAGCAGATCGCCAAGGGCGCGATCATCGTGGCCGCCGTCCTGCTCCAGCGCCGCACCGTCCGCGACGGAACCTGACCGGCCCCGCGCCGACCCCACCCCCGCACCACCACCCCCTTCACCACCACCCGCTCGGAAGGGATCCACCGCCATGCCCGAAACCAGCCGCAGACACCTCCTCCTCGGCGGCGCGGCCGTCTCCGCCGGCGCCCTGCTCACGGCCTGTACGAGCAACGAGCCGAAGGCCGCCAAGGACACAGCACCGGCCGGAAGCGCCGCACCGGCCGCCGACGACAAGCCCGGCACCCCCGTCACCATCGGTTTCGCCGGCCCGCAGGCCGACCACGGCTGGCTCAACGCCATCAACGACAACGCCGAGCGGCGCGCCAAGAAGTACTCCGACGTCACCCTGGAGATCACCGAGGGCTCCAACGACACCGCCACCCAGATCGGCCAGGTCCAGACCCTCATCAACAAGAAGGTCGACGTCCTCGTCATCCTCCCCGCCGACGGCAAGGCCCTCACCCAGATCGGCCTCCAGGCCATGAAGGCCGGCATCCCCGTCATCAACCTCGACCGGATCTTCGCCTCCCCGCAGGCCTACCGCTGCTGGATCGGCGGCGACAACTACGGCATGGGCCTCAACGCCGGCAACTACATCGGCGAACAGCTCAGGGACAAGCCGAACGCCACCGTCGTCGAACTCGCCGGCATGGACAGCCTCGAACTCACCAAGCAGCGCACCCAGGGCTTCGACGACGCCCTCAAGAACTACCCCAACATCCGCAAGGTCGCCCGCCAGGCCGCCGACTTCACCGTCGAGTCGGGACAGGCCAAGATGGCCCAACTCCTCCAGGCACAGCCGAAGTTCGACGCCCTGTGGAACCACGACGACGACCAGGGGGTCGGCGCGCTGCGGGCCGTGGCCCAGGCCGGCCGCAAGGACTTCCTCATGGTCGGCGGCGCCGGCGCCAAGTCCGCCATGGACGCCATCAAGGCCGACACCGGAGTCCTCAAGGCCACCGTCCTCTACCCGCCGACCATGGCCGCCTCCGCGATCGACCTCGCCCGCGCCCTCGGCCAGAAGAAGGGCGTCGGCGGCATGTCCGAGCTGGAGATCCCCGCCTCGATCACCCTCTACTCGGCCGTCGTCACCAAGGAGAACGTCGACGAGTACCTGCCCACCGGCTTCAGCTGACCGACCCGGACCCGGGCGGTCCGCACCCGGACGGCCCCCACCGGGCCGTCCGGCCGGACCGGTCCCCGGCGGCCCGACCGCCCCGGGGAGCAGCAACTCGCCGCACCACGAAACGGAGGAACCGTATGGAACAGACGGAGAGCGGGGCCGAACCGCCGACGCTCGGCATCGGCATGGTCGGCTACGCGTTCATGGGAGCCGCCCACTCGCAGGGCTGGCGTACCGCGGGCCGCGTCTTCGACCTGCCGCTGCGCCCCGTCCTCGCCGCCGTCGCGGGCCGGGACGCCACCGCCGTCCGGGACGCCGCCCGACGGCACGGCTGGGCCGCCGCCGAGACCGACTGGCGCGCCCTGATCGCCCGCGACGACGTCCAGCTCGTCGACGTCTGCACCCCCGGCGACAGCCATGCGGAGATCGCCGTCGCCGCCCTGGAGGCCGGCAAGCACGTCCTGTGCGAGAAGCCGCTCGCCAACTCGGTCGCCGAGGCCGAGACCATGACCGCGGCCGCCGAAGCGGCCGCCGCCCGCGGCCAGATCGCCATGGTCGGCTTCAACTACCGCCGCGTGCCCGCCCTTTCGTACGCCCGGCAGCTCGTCGCGGACGGCCGCCTCGGCGCCCTGCGGCACGTCCGCGTCACCTACCTCCAGGACTGGCTCGTCGACCCCGCCTTCCCGCTCACCTGGCGACTGGAACGCGAACACGCCGGCTCCGGCGCGCTCGGAGACCTGGGGGCACACGCCGTCGACCTCGCCCAGTACCTGGCCGGGGAGCCGCTCGTCGGTGTCTCGGCCCTCACCGAGACCTTCGTACGGAAGCGTCCGCTGCTCGCGGGCGTCGGCGCGGGCGGTCTCGCCGGGGGAGCGGGATCGGAGGCGTACGGACAGGTCACCGTCGACGACGCGGCGCTGTTCACCGGGCGGCTCGCCTCCGGTGCGCTCGCCTCCTTCGAGGCCACCCGGATGGCCTCGGGCCGCAAGAACGCGCTGCGGCTGGAGATCAACGGGGAGCGCGGCTCGCTCGCCTTCGACCTGGAGCGGCTCAACGAGCTGTCCTTCCACGACCACACCGAACCGGCGGTCACGGCGGGCTTCCGCCGCGTCCTCGTGACCGAACCCGGCCACCCTTACCTGGAGGGCTGGTGGCCGCCCGGGCACGCGCTCGGTTACGAGCACACCTTCGCCCACCAGGCCCGCGACCTGGTCCACGCCGTCGCGAGCGGTATCGCCCCGGCGCCCTCCTTCGCCGACGGCCTCCAGGTCCAGCGGGTCCTGGCCGCGGTGGAGGAGAGCGCCCGGAACAACGCGGTCTACACCCCGGTCGGCCTTCCGGCGGTCCGCCCCGCCACCTACGGATCCGCCGCCACGGCCACGGGCACGGCCGCAGCCACGACGTCCGCCACCGACACGTCCGCCACCGACACGTCCGCCACCGACACGTCCGCCGACCCATCCGTACCGAGCTAGGAGGCGCCCGACCGTGCCACGACCCTTCACGCTCTTCACCGGCCAGTGGGCCGACCTGCCCCTGGAGGAGGTCTGCCGGCTCGCCCGCGACTTCGGCTACGACGGCCTCGAACTCGCCTGCTGGGGAGACCACTTCGAGGTCGACAAGGCCCTCGCCGATCCGGCGTACGTCAAGGGCAGGCGCGAACTGCTCGAC
This sequence is a window from Streptomyces sp. NBC_00691. Protein-coding genes within it:
- a CDS encoding sugar ABC transporter ATP-binding protein; the encoded protein is MSGITKSFPGVRALDGVDLDVAPGEVHCLLGQNGAGKSTLIKVLAGAHQPDEGRITWNGAPVRLRSPSAAVRLGIATIYQELDLVEGLSVAENVHLGHEPTTAGFVRTRAARQTTAALLKRLGHPEIDPARRVIELSAAQRQIVSMARALSHDVRLIVMDEPSAALDPDEVANLFRIVADLTADGVAVIYISHRLEEIRRIGDRVTVLKDGRAVARGLPAATTPTREVVTLMTGRDVPYVFPERPTGPPAGEPVLRVQGLSRKGEFEALDLELRPGEILGLAGLVGSGRSEILETVYGARKPTTGRVTVDGRPLRPGSVPAAVAAGLGLAPEERKAQGLLLLESVTRNVSVSSLARFSRAGWIDRPAERETARTATRTLSLRPDLPDAPVRTLSGGNQQKAVLARWLLRGCRVLLLDEPTRGVDVGARAELYAVIRGLADDGLAVLLVSSEVPEVLGLADRVLVLREGRVVHQAPARDLDEHRVLDLVMEGSPAE
- a CDS encoding ABC transporter permease; the encoded protein is MTLTTPAKAPPQEGRWRTLGLRADVRNLSLLGVLAVLILVGGLTRPAEFLATSNLQLVLTQASVIGVVTVGMTFVITSGGIDLSVGAIVALASVWATTLATQEFGFVGILFTAVVVGLACGLVNGVLVAYGGMVPFIATLAMLASARGLALQITDGKTQIVTVPSVLDLGLPDAYVLGIPPLVLVFAAVTVAGWLLLNRTTFGRRTVAVGGNPEAARLAGIDVRRQRLSLYLLSGLCCGIAAFLLVVLAGSGQNTNGNLYELDAIAAAIIGGTLLSGGRGTIVGSVLGVLVFTTITNIFALNNLQSDVQQIAKGAIIVAAVLLQRRTVRDGT
- a CDS encoding substrate-binding domain-containing protein; translated protein: MPETSRRHLLLGGAAVSAGALLTACTSNEPKAAKDTAPAGSAAPAADDKPGTPVTIGFAGPQADHGWLNAINDNAERRAKKYSDVTLEITEGSNDTATQIGQVQTLINKKVDVLVILPADGKALTQIGLQAMKAGIPVINLDRIFASPQAYRCWIGGDNYGMGLNAGNYIGEQLRDKPNATVVELAGMDSLELTKQRTQGFDDALKNYPNIRKVARQAADFTVESGQAKMAQLLQAQPKFDALWNHDDDQGVGALRAVAQAGRKDFLMVGGAGAKSAMDAIKADTGVLKATVLYPPTMAASAIDLARALGQKKGVGGMSELEIPASITLYSAVVTKENVDEYLPTGFS